TTTTAAATTGTACATCAACAAAACGTAGTATATATAGTACCTAAGCAGCCTGATAATACATACTCTTCGCCTAGTGTCGAAATGGCCtgacctttcttttctttttttgcggtGAGCAGCACATGGGGTTAGCAACAATATTTCGAGGTTATATTTGCATGATCGCTAAAAATTCTGTGAGGCTGGCTTCTATTGTCATGGTAAACTAATTGTTTCTGGTAGCATTGATTTCTAACACAAATTCTCTGCTAAACACGATGACAATATCTTCTACTTTTCTCTCTGATATGATTACAGGGTAAGCCAGGCATAATTTCTGAAGATGCACGTCTCACCACACTGATGACTCCAAGAAAGGGAGAAAAGATGGTAACACAATAGTACTGTTTTTGTATTCCATGAAAAATTGATGTGGTATATACACTATGGAGCACTAACTAGTTGATTGAACTCGCTCGGTACTAAAACATACTACCATATAGACTCTTGGGGTGTACGTGCGCAACTTTGTCAGTACAGCCGAGGATGCGTACAATGATAAGGTCACTGAGGAAACTATTGTTACCTTTCTTGGTGCTCTTCAAGGTGTGGCAGCAATGAGCTACTTCATGGCTCAAGACACCCTTGCAAAaattggtgatgatgaagctagttCACTGTACTGCGGTAAAGATTCTGTTTTCAATAGACCTTGGTTGGAGTACACGAGGAAAACAGACAATCTGAGACGTGAATTCAAGGCGGCTCCGCCACAACACCCGGACGGGGTAGGGTGAACTTCCGTTCGTTTGGCCGATTTCCTCTACTTTCTTTGCTGTCGTACTGACATTTTTGCATGGTCGCCGTGCAGATTGTGATGAATACGGTGACTGAAGCAATGAAACTCACGGAGTCCTTTGTTAGATTGATGACTGTTCGTCGCAGAACTGCACTACTAGGCCTTATCCCAAGTAAAAATATTATCTTCATGTATTTTGAGTTgtcaccatcttttctgttgatgttAATTTTTGCCTCCCCTTGCATGGCGGCAGCTGTCACCACAGGCTCGGCGGTAGCAGTTTGATGGCAAACCATATCTATGCTTCAGAAAGAGAGTCACAAGTTCCTTGGAAGATTAATTGCAAGTCTGAATCGGATCAAGTTTACCCATATGCAATACATGCAACTTTGTATTATATTAATACAGTTTTCATGCGACAGTTCAGGTAGACAATATAGGCAAGACAGACTAGAGATCTCACAGTTAATCCAAAGGGTCCGTCTAGGTCTCAGTCGACATAGACTTTGCTATGTCTGGTCCTGTTTGATCATAGTTTCTGATCGCTGGTTTATGATGTTTGCTTGTTGGGCTTGTTTGTGGGCTCGGTTGTCCTTTGTCTGCTGTTTTCTGTGATGGGCTGGCTTGCATTTGTATTTTATCTCTGTCAGTTAACTGTTCATGCATCATTAATGTTTTTCAAGTTGTCGTGCATGGTAAGATTAGCTGTTCCTGCAACTTGTGCGTGTTGGTgttgtgttctctctctctctctcattctgtTCAAGTCTT
The Triticum dicoccoides isolate Atlit2015 ecotype Zavitan unplaced genomic scaffold, WEW_v2.0 scaffold176793, whole genome shotgun sequence genome window above contains:
- the LOC119344626 gene encoding uncharacterized protein LOC119344626, translating into MIAKNSVRLASIVMGKPGIISEDARLTTLMTPRKGEKMTLGVYVRNFVSTAEDAYNDKVTEETIVTFLGALQGVAAMSYFMAQDTLAKIGDDEASSLYCGKDSVFNRPWLEYTRKTDNLRREFKAAPPQHPDGIVMNTVTEAMKLTESFVRLMTVRRRTALLGLIPTVTTGSAVAV